A DNA window from Naumovozyma dairenensis CBS 421 chromosome 8, complete genome contains the following coding sequences:
- the DPI35 gene encoding Dpi35p (similar to Saccharomyces cerevisiae YMR130W; ancestral locus Anc_2.404) — translation MTFPKKISINNFTQILKTEIPKIITFDAYNTLYTTTLPILEQYCLVGSAYGIHANPSELSKNFPQIFKDLATKYPNYGKTSGLAPEQWWGYLIKNIFKPTDIPIEMVNEILLRFEGSQAYAIHPDLLELLKYIKEMHPNVVMGIISNTDPIIFKVLENLGILKYFKDYVYLSYDTGIKKPNVEVFNFVLKDIVKTNPSLNKGDLSNLKRQCWHIGDELHNDMMAAKDAGWNGVLIDRINKSGYLTESFEHAVSDTPLLLRDKLHTNSEESWKISSVQTDLVQVSGREYVVPNFYVLKNLLFYQQNKS, via the coding sequence ATGACTTTCCCAAAGAAAATATCGATCAATAACTTCACACAGATTCTTAAGACAGAAATACCCAAAATTATAACGTTTGATGCCTACAATACATTGTACACAACAACTCTCCCCATATTAGAACAATATTGTCTTGTGGGAAGTGCCTATGGGATCCATGCTAACCCCAGTGAATTATCCAAGAACTTCCCTCAgatatttaaagatttagCCACCAAGTACCCAAATTATGGTAAGACGTCAGGACTCGCACCTGAACAATGGTGGGGTTATCTAattaagaatatatttaaacCTACTGATATTCCAATTGAAATGGTCAATGAGATATTACTTCGTTTTGAAGGTTCACAAGCATACGCTATCCATCCTGATCTACTAGAGTTACTAAAGtatatcaaagaaatgCATCCAAATGTAGTTATGGGGATAATTAGCAACACTGATcctattatatttaaagtattagaaaatttgggtattttgaaatattttaagGATTACGTTTATCTTTCATATGATACTGGGATAAAGAAACCAAATGTtgaagttttcaattttgtcTTGAAAGATATTGTCAAAACAAACCCTTCATTAAATAAGGGTGATTTATCTAATTTGAAACGTCAATGTTGGCATATTGGAGATGAATTACATAATGATATGATGGCTGCTAAAGATGCTGGATGGAATGGGGTTCTAATTGATCGAATCAATAAAAGTGGATACTTAACAGAGTCCTTCGAACATGCTGTGAGCGATACACCTTTATTGTTGAGGGATAAGTTACATACAAATTCAGAAGAATCGTGGAAAATCAGCAGTGTACAAACCGATCTTGTACAGGTTAGTGGACGAGAATACGTCGTTCCCAATTTCTATGTACTTAAAAACTTATTATTCTACCAACAGAACAAGTCTTGA
- the RRB1 gene encoding ribosome biosynthesis protein RRB1 (similar to Saccharomyces cerevisiae RRB1 (YMR131C); ancestral locus Anc_2.401), protein MSKRTIDQDEDDYSRNVSAKTNESTVPASALTQDGDDVAMEQDDGQFSDDFESDDEIIEVDDDEDEDPENRTEKVEKMIAQDLEQEEAPNGKGLYLPHLSRPLGPDEVLEADPTVYEMLHNVNVPWPCLTLDIIPDSLGSERRNYPQSLLMTTATQASKKKENELMVLSLSNLTKTLVNEDKEDDEDEDDEDNEDNDKDPVMENENIPLRDTTNRLKVSPFANSSKEVLTATMSENGEVYIFDLGPQSKAFSTPGYKIPKTAKRPIHTIKSHGNVEGYALDWSPSIQTGALLTGDCSGQIYFTQRHTSKWVTDKQPFTVSNNKSIEDIQWSRTEGTVFASAGCDGYIRIWDTRSKKHKPAISVKASNTDVNVISWSDKLGYLLASGDDNGVWGVWDLRQFSPDTANSVQPVAQYDFHKGAITSISFNPLDESIVAVASEDNTVTLWDLSVEADDEEIKQQAAETKELQQIPPQLLFVHWQKEVKDVKWHKQIPGALVSTGTDGLNIWKTISV, encoded by the coding sequence ATGTCAAAAAGAACAATTGATCAGGATGAAGACGATTACTCGAGAAACGTCTCTGCAAAGACAAACGAAAGTACCGTGCCGGCCTCTGCCTTAACTCAAGACGGTGATGATGTTGCTATGGAACAAGATGATGGTCAATTTAgtgatgattttgaaagtgatgatgaaatcattgaagttgacgatgacgaagatgaagatcCTGAAAATAGAACTGAgaaagttgaaaaaatgATAGCACAGGATTtggaacaagaagaagctCCTAATGGGAAAGGATTATACTTGCCTCATTTATCTCGTCCATTGGGCCCAGATGAAGTTCTTGAAGCTGATCCTACTGTTTATGAAATGCTGCATAATGTTAATGTCCCATGGCCTTGTTTGACTTTGGATATTATCCCAGATTCATTAGGTTCTGAACGTAGAAATTATCCACAATCTCTTTTAATGACTACGGCAACTCAGGCTTCcaaaaagaaggaaaatgaattgatgGTACTAAGCCTTTCTAATTTAACTAAAACATTAGTCAATGAGgataaagaagatgacgaagatgaagatgatgaggataatgaagataacGATAAAGATCCAGTCatggaaaatgaaaacattcCATTAAGAGATACAACAAATAGATTAAAAGTATCACCATTCGCGAACTCATCTAAAGAAGTTCTTACTGCGACAATGAGTGAAAATGGTGAAGTTTACATTTTCGACTTGGGTCCACAAAGTAAAGCATTCTCTACCCCTGGTTATAAGATTCCAAAAACTGCAAAAAGACCAATACATACTATAAAGAGCCACGGTAATGTTGAAGGTTACGCACTAGACTGGTCTCCTTCCATTCAAACAGGTGCCCTATTGACAGGGGATTGTTCTGGTCAAATATACTTCACTCAAAGACATACATCTAAGTGGGTCACTGATAAGCAACCATTCACAGTGTCGAATAACAAATCTATTGAAGATATACAATGGTCTCGTACAGAGGGAACTGTTTTCGCATCTGCTGGTTGTGATGGTTACATAAGGATTTGGGATACAAGATCAAAGAAACATAAGCCAGCTATTTCAGTTAAGGCTTCCAATACAGATGTCAATGTTATTAGTTGGAGTGATAAATTAGGTTATTTATTAGCAAGTGGTGATGATAATGGTGTCTGGGGTGTTTGGGATTTAAGACAATTCTCACCAGACACAGCTAACAGTGTTCAACCAGTGGCCCAATACGATTTCCATAAAGGTGCTATCACCTCAATTAGCTTTAACCCATTAGATGAATCGATTGTCGCGGTTGCTTCTGAAGATAATACGGTAACATTATGGGATTTATCTGTTGAagcagatgatgaagaaattaaacaaCAAGCTGCTGAAACAAAAGAATTACAACAGATACCTCCTCAACTTTTATTTGTGCATTGGCAAAAGGAAGTTAAAGATGTTAAATGGCATAAGCAAATTCCGGGTGCCCTAGTTAGTACAGGTACGGACGGCTTAAATATCTGGAAAACCATTAGTGTTTAG
- the ASI1 gene encoding putative ubiquitin-protein ligase ASI1 (similar to Saccharomyces cerevisiae ASI1 (YMR119W) and ASI3 (YNL008C); ancestral locus Anc_2.419) — MNSTSLLENAPYLNQSSHILIPETYHSLSFINYLYQIIYSFIAAVKQQYQNDRNMVREHLGLTRLLNILEFFFNGYALSCLFIALLLNKFITLVNQRSPQTTNTLRPQQPKKMISQTVASIFHISALIPLIYSLIQPFIRNTSYSMLNNQYFLSISYTIFSYSFIIETVVSTLSQLTPLDGSDFTIFEIAIQFFMMSNYQYDNDYQNKLYLLDWLVAISNRILIHIVELFKIRKSRLIISTILNVTHLLTISWFIITKGWYENLPRSTRYRHLPKLFSLGIIFTSFMVYLLACLVRFNGNVKKFNESLKNLEYYSFYQNWTSNLNCSGEEDFTTVVTKLAMLLTSEMASNNLRIRMRFNSINVPQDINPSLLPPSENISLEKQRNERLNEDRSSGSSYSIKKIWHTSHTYLLKRFIRNQSEVIEPCNISSQEQQLGNIEEQQEEIPDELGIIKTEFTGEDEEDREYIYEETISELESVSSNSNTEILIDQEELLDLLLPEEYHDENDHSCDHNAAYNNNVTLGDGSDWFTSFFPILKYHQNMTNENEILTRSKYLNDFYEKKNCQNCNNEKTKDKDADMKDEVFDPSCVVCKTNERNVILWPCKCFALCEDCRVSLALRGYKKCVCCRTEIRGFSNLKSINFN; from the coding sequence ATGAATTCAACATCACTTTTAGAAAATGCGCcatatttaaatcaatCATCACATATCCTAATACCAGAAACATACCATTCcttatcatttattaattatctctatcaaataatatattcattcattgcTGCTGtaaaacaacaataccAAAATGATAGAAATATGGTAAGAGAACATCTGGGACTGACACGgcttttaaatatattggaattcttctttaatggATATGCATTATCATGTCTTTTCATTGCATtacttttaaataaattcattactTTAGTTAATCAAAGATCACCACAGACAACCAACACTCTTAGACCTCAACAACCtaagaaaatgatatcgCAAACAGTTGCGTCTATATTCCATATCTCTGCTctaattcctttaatttattcattgattCAACCATTCATTAGAAATACTTCTTATTCGATgttaaataatcaatatttcCTATCCATATCGTATActatattttcatattcgTTTATTATTGAGACTGTGGTATCTACTCTGTCTCAATTGACTCCATTGGATGGATCAGATTTTACAATCTTTGAAATAGCCATCCAATTCTTCATGATGTCGAATTATCAATATGATAACGATTATCAGAATAAACTATATTTATTGGATTGGCTAGTTGCAATTTCCAACAGAATATTAATACATATAGTGGAATTGtttaaaattagaaaatcaAGATTAATTATAAGTACCATACTAAACGTAACTCATTTATTGACAATAAGTTGgttcattattacaaaaGGTTGGTATGAAAATCTCCCAAGATCAACTCGTTACAGACATCTACCGAAATTATTCTCACTGGGTATAATCTTTACATCATTTATGGTCTATTTATTAGCTTGTCTAGTTAGATTCAACGGTAATGTGAagaaatttaatgaaagtTTGAAAAACTTAGAATATTATAgtttttatcaaaattggACTAGTAATTTAAATTGTTCAGGTGAAGAAGATTTCACCACTGTTGTTACTAAATTGGCTATGTTATTGACTTCTGAAATGGCTTCAAATAATCTTAGAATTAGAATGagatttaattcaattaacGTTCCACAAGATATTAATCCAAGTTTATTACCTCCAAGTGAGAATATATCACTAGAAAAACAAAGGAATGAACGTCTGAATGAAGATAGATCATCTGGTTCATCATACtctataaagaaaatatggCATACCTCTCATACTTACCTGCTCAAGAGGTTTATAAGGAATCAATCAGAAGTTATAGAACCATGCAATATATCTtcacaagaacaacaattaGGTAACATAGAggaacaacaagaagagaTACCTGATGAATTAGGTATCATTAAAACTGAGTTTACAGGagaagacgaagaagacCGAGAGTATATTTACGAAGAAACAATATCTGAATTAGAATCTGTatcttccaattcaaaTACTGAAATATTAATTGACCAGGAAGAACTTTTAGATTTGCTCTTACCTGAAGAATATCATGATGAAAACGACCATAGCTGTGACCACAACGCTgcttataataataacgttACCCTCGGTGATGGCAGTGATTGGTTTACTTCGttctttccaattttgaaatatcatcaaaataTGACTAATGAAAACGAAATATTAACAAgatcaaaatatttgaacGACTTttatgaaaagaaaaattgtcAAAATTGTAACAATGAAAAGACAAAGGACAAGGATGCGGATATGAAGGATGAAGTTTTCGATCCATCCTGCGTTGTTTGTAAAACAAATGAGAGGAATGTCATATTATGGCCATGTAAATGTTTTGCGCTTTGTGAAGATTGTAGAGTGTCATTAGCCCTTCGGGGTTATAAAAAATGTGTTTGTTGTAGAACTGAAATTCGTGGTTTCAGTAACTTGAAATCTATCAATTTTAATTAG
- the SPC24 gene encoding kinetochore-associated Ndc80 complex subunit SPC24 (similar to Saccharomyces cerevisiae SPC24 (YMR117C); ancestral locus Anc_2.427), translating to MADNDPLINNLAALLRETRENFDIEHDIDTIININDKLTELKNRSNELKTSKESEITSLRNNLESQGEKIQILNDNLNKTKEESKNFKSKDQLIDVVKELDELENDVVSMRSQLDQKITRFVTSSSSPQRPPLSLSISSPPKNSHMNGLSNYDDETNEILNDPIAKANILRLKLYRSMGIILDIDNNQVLIDSYNYNNNGNNNDTNNNSNNKIDILPLDDDLSDYFKTKYIWEK from the coding sequence ATGGCAGATAATGATCCACTAATAAACAACTTGGCAGCATTGTTGAGAGAGACAAGAGAGAATTTTGATATAGAACATGATATAGACacaattattaacattaatGATAAGTTGACAGAACTTAAGAATAGGTCGAATGAACTAAAGACGAGTAAGGAAAGTGAAATAACGtcattaagaaataatttaGAATCACAAGGTGAgaaaatccaaatattgaatgataatttgaacaagacaaaagaagaatccAAAAACTTCAAAAGTAAagatcaattaattgaCGTCGTGAAAGAATTAGACGAATTAGAGAATGACGTCGTATCAATGCGAAGCCAATTAGATCAAAAAATTACTCGATTTGTCACATCATCTTCGTCACCACAACGACCACCGCTATCTTTATCAATCTCATCTCCTCCGAAAAATTCTCATATGAATGGTCTCTCTAATTATGACGATGAGACTAATGAAATTCTTAATGATCCAATTGCAAAGGCAAACATTCTGAGGTTGAAATTGTACAGATCGATGGGGATCATTTTAGATATCGATAATAATCAAGTATTAATCGATtcttataattataataacaacGGTAACAATAACGacacaaataataatagcaataataaaattgatataTTACCGTTAGACGATGATTTAAGTGattatttcaaaacaaaatatatttgggaaaaataa
- the ASC1 gene encoding 40S ribosomal protein RACK1 (similar to Saccharomyces cerevisiae ASC1 (YMR116C); ancestral locus Anc_2.431), producing MASNEVLVLRGTLEGHNGWVTSLATSAGQPNLLLSASRDKTLISWKLTGDDQKFGVPVRSFKGHSHIVQDCTLTQDGAYALSASWDKTLRLWDVATGETYQRFVGHKSDVMSVAIDRKASMIISGSRDKTIKVWTIKGQCLATLLGHNDWVSQVRIAPTDQNDDTVTVISAGNDKMVKAWNLNQFQIEADFVGHNGNVNAVTASPDGSLIASAGKDGEIMLWNLLEKTAMYTLSAQDEVFALAFSPNRYWLAAATASGVKIFSLDPQSLIDDLRPEFAGYNKAAEPHAVSLTWSADGQTLFAGYTDNVIRVWQVMTAN from the exons ATGGCATCTAACGAAGTTTTAGTTTTAAGAGGTACCTTAGAAGGTCACAACGGTTGGGTCACTTCCTTGGCCACTTCTGCTGGTCAACCAAACTTATTGTTGTCCGCTTCCCGTGATAAAACTTTGATTTCCTGGAAATTGACTGGTGATGACCAAAAATTCGGTGTCCCAGTTAGATCTTTCAAAGGTCACTCTCACATTGTTCAAGACTGTACTTTGACTCAAGATGGTGCTTACGCTTTATCTGCTTCTTGGGATAAGACTTTGAGATTATGGGATGTTGCCACTGGTGAAACTTACCAAAGATTCGTCGGTCACAAGTCTGATGTTATGTCTGTTGCCATTGACAGAAAGGCTTCCATGATTATCTCTGGTTCCCGTGATAAGACCATCAAGGTCTGGACTATCAAGGGTCAATGTTTGGCTACTTTGTTAGGTCACAACGACTGGGTCTCTCAAGTTAGAATTGCTCCAACTGACCAAAACGATGACACTGTCACCGTTATTTCTGCCGGTAATGACAAGATGGTTAAG GCCTGGAACTTAAACCAATTCCAAATTGAAGCTGACTTTGTCGGTCACAACGGTAACGTTAACGCTGTTACTGCTTCCCCAGATGGTTCTTTGATTGCTTCCGCTGGTAAGGACGGTGAAATCATGTTATGGAACTTGTTAGAAAAGACTGCTATGTACACTTTGAGTGCTCAAGATGAAGTCTTTGCTTTAGCTTTCTCTCCAAACAGATACTGGTTGGCTGCTGCCACTGCTTCCGGTGTTAAGATTTTCTCCTTAGACCCACAATCTTTGATTGATGACTTGAGACCTGAATTTGCTGGTTACAACAAGGCTGCTGAACCACATGCTGTCTCTTTGACTTGGTCTGCTGATGGTCAAACTTTATTCGCTGGTTACACCGATAACGTCATCAGAGTTTGGCAAGTCATGACCGCCAACTAA
- the ADE17 gene encoding bifunctional phosphoribosylaminoimidazolecarboxamide formyltransferase/IMP cyclohydrolase ADE17 (similar to Saccharomyces cerevisiae ADE16 (YLR028C) and ADE17 (YMR120C); ancestral locus Anc_2.418): MANNTKTAILSVYDKTGLLDLARGLIENNVRILSSGGTARMIRDAGFPVEDVSSITHAPEMLGGRVKTLHPAVHGGILARDIASDEKDLIEQNIEKIDFVVCNLYPFKETVSKVGVTVPEAVEEIDIGGVTLLRAAAKNHARVTILSDPNDYSIFLNELSANKCISQELRNKFALKAFEHTAEYDSTISDYFRKQYSEGKQQITLRYGANPHQKPAQAYVTKEEELPFKVLSGSPGYINLLDALNSWPLVKELSATLNLPAAASFKHVSPAGAAVGLPLSDVEKQIYFVNDIENISPLANAYARARGADRMSSFGDWIALSNIVDTPTAKIISREVSDGIIAPGYEPEALEILKKKKGGKYCILQVDPNFIPDTVEKRQVFGVTLEQKRNDAIINTSTFNEIVSKNKDLTEQAIIDLTVATIALKFTQSNSVCYAKNGMIIGLGAGQQSRIHCTRLAGEKADNWWFRQHPKVLEFQWAKGVKRPEKSNAIDLFVTGQIPTEEPEKSEYESKFAVVPTPLTPGERKEWLNRLGNVSLSSDAFFPFPDNVYRAVRSGVKYIAAPSGSVMDKVVFAAADSFDLVYIENPIRLFHH; the protein is encoded by the coding sequence atggcaAATAACACTAAAACAGCAATCCTTTCAGTATATGACAAAACAGGGTTATTAGATCTTGCCCGTGGATTGATCGAAAATAATGTCAGAATACTTTCCTCTGGTGGTACAGCACGTATGATCCGTGATGCAGGTTTCCCAGTTGAAGACGTCTCATCCATCACTCATGCTCCAGAAATGTTAGGCGGTAGAGTAAAAACTTTACATCCAGCTGTTCATGGTGGTATCCTTGCTAGAGATATCGCTAGTGATGAAAAGGATTTGATAgaacaaaatattgaaaaaattgattttgttgtttgtaATTTATACCCATTTAAAGAAACCGTCTCTAAGGTTGGTGTCACTGTCCCAGAAGCTGTCGAGGAGATCGATATCGGTGGTGTCACTTTATTAAGAGCTGCTGCTAAAAACCATGCAAGAGTCACCATCCTATCCGATCCAAACGattattccatttttttaaacGAATTATCCGCCAATAAATGTATATCCCAAGAATTAAGAAACAAGTTTGCTTTGAAAGCTTTCGAACATACAGCTGAGTATGATTCTACAATTTCGGATTATTTCAGAAAACAATATTCAGAAGGTAAACAACAAATTACTCTACGTTACGGTGCTAATCCACATCAGAAACCTGCTCAAGCTTATGTTACCAAAGAGGAGGAATTACCATTCAAAGTTCTTTCTGGTTCTCCAGGTTATATTAATCTGTTAGATGCCTTGAATTCATGGCCTTTAgttaaagaattatcaGCAACTTTGAACTTACCTGCTGCTGCTTCATTTAAGCATGTTTCACCAGCTGGTGCCGCTGTTGGATTACCATTATCAGATGTCGAAAAGCAAATTTATTTCGTTAATGATATCGAAAATATATCTCCATTGGCTAATGCTTACGCTAGAGCTCGTGGTGCTGACAGAATGTCTTCTTTTGGTGATTGGATCGCTTTATCTAACATTGTTGATACTCCAACTGCCAAGATAATTTCAAGAGAAGTCTCTGATGGTATTATTGCCCCAGGTTATGAACCAGAAGCGTTAGAGAtcttaaagaagaagaaaggtGGCAAATATTGTATATTACAAGTGGATCCAAATTTTATTCCTGATACAGTGGAAAAGAGACAAGTATTTGGTGTCACTTTGGAACAAAAGAGAAACGATGCTATTATCAATACTTCTacatttaatgaaattgtatctaaaaataaagatttaaCTGAACAAGCAATTATTGATTTAACAGTTGCAACAATTGCATTAAAATTTACACAATCTAATTCTGTTTGCTATGCTAAGAATGGTATGATTATTGGGTTAGGCGCTGGTCAACAATCAAGAATACATTGTACCAGGTTGGCAGGTGAAAAAGCTGATAATTGGTGGTTCAGACAACATCCAAAAGTCCTTGAATTCCAATGGGCTAAAGGTGTTAAAAGACCTGAAAAATCCAACGCCATTGACCTATTTGTAACGGGACAAATTCCAACTGAAGAACCTGAAAAATCCGAATATGAATCTAAATTTGCTGTTGTGCCTACTCCATTGACTCCAGGGGAAAGAAAGGAATGGCTAAATAGATTAGGAAATGTCTCATTATCATCTGATGCGTTCTTCCCATTCCCTGATAATGTTTATAGAGCAGTTAGATCGGGTGTTAAATATATTGCGGCACCATCTGGTTCAGTAATGGATAAAGTTGTCTTTGCTGCAGCTGATTCATTTGATTTGGTGTATATCGAGAATCCAATTCGTTTGTTCCATCATTGA